In a single window of the Zea mays cultivar B73 chromosome 5, Zm-B73-REFERENCE-NAM-5.0, whole genome shotgun sequence genome:
- the LOC100384564 gene encoding uncharacterized protein LOC100384564 translates to MDDDGGASRSPSPSPSRSPSPSPLPVADPVTVAAAPPGHVAVAIPLRKHSPSSGGGGGGREDAWSDGATSTLIDAWGERFVALGRGSLRHPQWQEVAEVVSSRDSYSKAPKSDVQCKNRIDTLKKKYKVEKAKHDSDWRYFDRLDDLLAPVLLKPNSSSSSAAAAAAAAAAARSAGPMVPPRINFPQRTRTPLHSSAGAKWRMPSPLLQPSASSDSSDGFPPSAVANGKRQRVEEPAAAAADNGAESSVSRAQGLRELAQAIRRLGEVYERVESAKRDQELRMERERLDSARQLEEQRVQFFLKMQMELSKATGGAATATPTPMAVPIPTDGNGTRRAGVTAEVATSSNHRVRYRIKGSRHQHAPQQAHYQNSTSPTGGDDNGSDSDKEAQEDAEDEDEESQ, encoded by the coding sequence ATGGACGACGACGGCGGGGCCTCCCGGTCGCCCTCGCCGTCCCCGTCGCGCTCTCCGTCTCCGTCTCCGCTCCCCGTGGCCGACCCCGTCACGGTCGCCGCGGCGCCGCCCGGCCACGTCGCCGTCGCTATCCCCCTCCGCAAGCACTCGCCTtcctccggcggcggcggcggcggccgcgagGACGCATGGAGCGACGGCGCCACCTCCACGCTCATCGACGCCTGGGGGGAGCGCTTCGTGGCGCTGGGCCGGGGCAGCCTCCGCCACCCGCAGTGGCAGGAGGTCGCCGAGGTCGTCTCCTCTCGCGACAGCTACTCCAAGGCGCCCAAATCCGACGTCCAGTGCAAGAACCGCATCGACACGCTCAAGAAGAAGTACAAGGTCGAGAAGGCCAAGCACGACTCCGACTGGCGCTACTTCGACCGCCTCGACGACCTGCTCGCTCCCGTGCTGCTCAAGCCCAATTCTTCTTCCTcctcggctgctgctgctgcggcggcggcggcggcagcccgGAGCGCCGGGCCCATGGTCCCTCCGCGCATCAACTTCCCGCAGCGCACCCGCACGCCCCTCCACTCCTCCGCGGGGGCAAAGTGGAGGATGCCGTCGCCGCTGCTCCAGCCGTCGGCGTCGTCCGACTCCTCCGACGGGTTCCCGCCGTCCGCGGTGGCGAACGGCAAGAGGCAGCGCGTGGAggagcccgccgccgccgccgcggacaACGGCGCGGAGAGCAGCGTCAGCCGCGCGCAGGGTCTGCGCGAGCTGGCGCAGGCGATCCGGCGGCTAGGGGAGGTGTACGAGCGCGTGGAGAGCGCCAAGAGGGACCAGGAACTCCGGATGGAGCGGGAGCGCCTGGACTCCGCCCGGCAGCTGGAGGAGCAGCGCGTGCAGTTCTTCCTCAAGATGCAGATGGAGCTCTCCAAGGCCACGGGCGGCGCGGCCACCGCCACGCCCACGCCCATGGCCGTCCCGATCCCTACGGACGGCAACGGCACGCGGAGAGCGGGCGTGACCGCCGAGGTCGCCACCAGCAGCAATCACCGCGTTCGGTACCGCATCAAGGGCAGCAGGCACCAGCATGCCCCGCAGCAGGCGCATTACCAGAACAGCACAAGCCCCACCGGGGGCGATGACAACGGCAGCGACTCGGACAAGGAAGCCCAGGAGGATGCGGAAGACGAAGATGAAGAGAGCCAGTGA